From the genome of Procambarus clarkii isolate CNS0578487 chromosome 53, FALCON_Pclarkii_2.0, whole genome shotgun sequence:
GCAATCACATGtaaataaaaacaaatatatatatatatatatatatatatatatatatatatatatatatatatatatatatatatatatatatatatatatatatatatatatatatatatatattaataaaacataTTTGAGCAATAATTTGGGTAGCCACCATCTACCTGTTTAAACTGCACATCTTATTTCCTCAACTCTTCATCCTTCTTCAACATTGAAActatattataattttgtttacaaAGCTAAATAAACACATAAAAGCAGGGAATTATTAAATTTAAGGTAAtcatattaaaataattttgcatCAAATTTGTGTTTtcatttactgaattaatatttgTACACTGTAATAGACTTTCTCAACTTCTGAAAATGTATCTCTAACTGAAGAGTTTAAATGAAATATGAGCTCAATTTTATTAAATGATTTAAGTCTCAATGAATATTTGTTATCAAAGTAGAAATATTAGTCCAAGGATAAATTATTAGGACCATTGTGGCAATAAGTAACTTCTAGATTTGGCATGAAATACAAGGCCCATATATCAATATTGTTAACAAATTAGCATGAAGCCCTTGCACTAAATGATGAAATCCACTTGGAGAAATTGATTCAAACACAGTTTTGTATATCCCTGTGAAACACATAATATAATATGATCTCTACACTGTTCATCACaaagaaaaaataacaaaatgcaTTTCACAAGCAAATGCTTGCATTTATTGATGAGCCATTGATTATATAtactgagtgtgtgcgtgtgtgtattcgagactatatatatacagtatatatatatattatatatatatatatatatatatatatatatatatatatatatatatatatatatatatatatatatatatatatatatatatatatatatactgttgcaCCTATCTCAGATGAGGCCATTGCATAGTATACAAAATTACACAGTTTTAGCAGGTACAAATGCTGCCAACATGGCACAGAGGCATTATTAGCATCTATTTTATTTATAGATACAGTAATTTAAAATAGATTTTGTCATAATAATTCTAAACAAATTGCATAATATGATACATGGAACCAATTACCAGTTAAAGTTTTAAAGTATATTGCCTAATTTCAACCATATTGAAACACGTTCTTCATTCATAGGCTATGACAAACAACTAGCCAAAACCCTACACATACAGGTAGTCACCAAAAACAagatattgaaaaaaaaaaaaaaaaaaaaaaattgaattacattatagtaaatattaaTTAGGGAGCTAATATATCATTACACAACTAAGAACACTTATTTTAtcaaatattaaaaatatatcttatataattatatataattttgctatatttcattttttttactGTACCTATATCAGAGTACAGTACAAGAATGCTGCATTACAGTACTGGCAACATGATCATAAACCCTTGCTTATTTCTTCTTAAGAGAGCTTGTGAATTATAAACTGAATCAAAATAATATTCCAACACAGCCGATTCTAAACATCCCCAAGAAATAAATAATCATATAAATTTAAACGAACAAGAAGACTGTTATTCATTAGTAGCAGAAGTTAGTAAAATACCTCTGTGAATAATACTTTTCACCAGTAATGTGAACTTTTGGGTATTTTAAAATGTTAAGTTATTGACTACATTTACACAAGATTATTCCAGTCacctttttgttttgtttttcatcAATCCAATTTAAGTAAATACTGTAAAGCAATTCATTACATCATAGTCATAAATATTCTACAATTTCTCCATTTAACATATTGTACATAAATAGCCTTCACAATTTTTTTAATCACACAAAAAACTAGCTAAGTACGTGTGTGCATCATTTCAAATTCTTGTAAGGCATAACATTTATATTCCATGCCTACACACTGCCGTTTAATTTTATGTTTATTCCTGTACTTTAATATTCTCTTGCAAATCAATTCCTTATTGAGGTAGACCTTAGGCTCCTACTACATCTACTGGTCTTACTTGCCCTTTAGACGCGAGTCCTTGGGTCCTTCCTACATGATCGGTCTTGCTTGAATAGCCTCGAGGCTATTCATGGGTCATGGGTCCCTTAAACATTACTAGGCTCACTTAAATACCCTCGAGGAATGAGCCCTTGGGTCCCTTCTACACTACTGGTCTCACTTATATACCCTCGAGGCATGAGCCTTTGGGTCCTTTCAACATTACTGGTCGCTCTTATATACCCCTTGAGGCAAGAGCCCTTGGGTCCCTTCTACATTACTGGTCTCATTTATACACCCTCGAGGCATGAGCCCTTGGGTCCCTTCTACATTACTGGTCTGACTTATACACCCTCGAGGCATGAGCCCTTGGGTCCCTTCTAAATTACTGGTCTGACTTACACACCCTCGAGGCATGAGCCTTTGGGTCCCTTCTACATTACTGGTCTCACTTACATACCCTCGAAGCGAGAGCTCTTGGGGTTCATAATACATTCCTTGTCTCTTCTTGAGACAAGATACCTTGGATTCCTTCTACATTACTGTTTTCACTTACATACCCTCGAGACAATATCCCTTGGGTCACCTCTATTCAGCTGGCCTCACTTACTTGCCCTCTCCAGTTTGGTTTACAATCTGGGTTTCCTGTTGCTTTATCTTCCTCCCTTTTCACGACTGGCCCCTGGAATCTTTCTGCTCCTCGTCATGATGATTATTGTCATCTTTCAGGTGGAGAACAGTTTTCAATTTGTCCATCACCTGTAGCAAAGATATATTTATGTGGACTTCTGTTGCACACTTTATTATAATTAAAGTGAATTAATAAACTGAACAGTACAGCAGAAATATTAGTTTTGTATTTTTTCCATCAGCCTGAATTATATTGCATATACTGTACTAGCACACCTACCTTATTGTGGAATTTTGTGAGAGATCCAGATGATGGGCTCTTTGAAGGGCCATTTGTCGTTGTGGCCAATGGGCTCTTTGGTGGGCTTGTGGTCCCTTAAAAGTGAAATAAATGCTTACTGTTATTATGCACTTTTAACAAATTTAGAACACgtcatttaataaaaaaaatcaacataAGTTGCAAGCACTAGAAAACATGGACAACTATCACTCTGTGAGCATATATAATACTGTACAGTCCAATGTTTAGTGATGTGGGATAATAATTAAGACAACCTGTTATAGACTACACTTGAGCTAGGGTCTATATTATCATTTTCCTTTGTGTacctaaaaaaattatattgaggGGAAAAGATGCGTCATGGTGTTGAAATTTTATATGTATTCTATGAGAGCTGTATAACTATATAAATGTTGCTCTACTCTTTCTCTTCTGAATCAGCATACATTTTACATCTAAAAAGGTAAAATCAATACTCACCAGGAGAATTTGGGTCCATAGAGGTCCTTGAAGCATATCTGGAATTCTTAGTTGACATGTGGAAAGCTCTGGGTGGAGACCCAACGTACATCATATCGCTGCGGCCATGTGATGGGGCGTGGTACGAAAAGCTACGTCCAGTCTCACCTATTCCTCGTTTTCGTACGTGGGTCGGGCGTGATCGCTGGTTAGATGGGGCAGATACCTGAAGATAAGGAGGGAAGAAAGTTAACGAGTGATGgtaaatgtcaaactacatgcatTTTTCGGGGAGGGACGGGGATGGGGCGTCATAATATAGGTTTAAGGATGTTCCACTATCAAGTGTTTAAGAATGTTCTACTATCAAGTGTTTCAGGATGTTCTACTATCAAGCGTTTAAGGATATTCTGCTATCAAGTGTTTAATTAAGGATGTTCTACCATCAATTGCTTCTTAATAGAAAAAAATCAGATGTTGGATGAGAAGAGAATATTTTATGTGTAGAAACTGAACTTcagtttttataaatattttcagGAAATTTATAAAAGACTAGACTTAAGAccacaaaaataaataaacaagATACAATAAGAGCAAGGAATCAAGCACAAATTCTATACCCTTTAAGTAAACAAATCCCACAGCTGACCTAGTAAACATGGGACTCTCCTGACTTAAATATTACTATTTTATGTTTTACAGGAAAGGCCTACAGTTACACCTTGTAAACTAAACTAGATAGACAATGTGTATATGGCTAAGAGCAACCCAATACCCAAGCCACAATTTTTTTTAGAACCTATAGCTACTATGTACTGAATGTACAACATATGAAAACTGTACATCAAAAAAAGTTCACATCTTTTATTATTGAAACACTAAAAAGCATAACAAAATATATGACAATGATAGGCCTAGGAATAGTAAGATTTGAGTGTTAGTCTTTTTCTTGGCTCCTCTTTAAAAGTAGTCATTCAAACTGTGGACTATTTGGGTGCGACAGTCCATTTGTTGGACAACCATCCATAGCAACTATAAGTGCTCTCAATTTTGGATGACAAATTGTACCCTGACAGATGTACAGTGTAATCTCATCGTCTAACCTTCCCTCTGTCCCAACCCAAATCCTTATCGTGAGCTAttccaagagctatatagtcgCATTGGCGACTATATAGCTCTCTTCCTCATAGAGGAAGAGAGGTAGAGGGTAGTAAGAAAAGACAGAGAGggtagagaaagggagagagtagtgaggaagagagaaagagggaaatgATAGTGAGGAAGACAGAGGGAGAAGGTAGTGAGAAAGATGGGGGAGAGGGtaatgaggaagaggagggtagtgagggGGTAGTCCCACCAAACGtatgcaggtgggggggggggggtctacagTATTACACAGACCAATTTGAATTCTTATATATGTCCAAATATTTCATATTTCAAACCAGCCAAGACAATTTCGAAATTGTATTTATATAACATTTTCCTATCTCAATTCAGCATTCCTCAGAAGCCTAACCTACACAAATCTTCATCTATTTTGTTATGAGTATGATGATAACCCCATCAAGCTTAACTTGAATAAACATCTGACTGAGACAACCCCATCAACCTTAGCCAGGACAAACACCTGACTGTGACAACCCCCAACAACCTTAGCCAGGACAAACACCTGACTGTGACAACCCCCAACAACCTTAGCCAGGACAAACACCTGACTGTGACCAGTCATAACCGCTTGCAAGAACGCGatacccgcccaccttcccccggACAAGACTGGTCTTGGCACCTCCGCTTGGCAACGCTCGCCAAGCTTCAGTTTATAACTCCATGCTTCCCCTTCCCGGTTTTGCCTCCAAACGGGATTTTCAAGGTAAACTTGCCAAGTCTGTCCGGTTTCTCATATTTTGTAAAGCATGTTAGTTTCTATATCGAATGCTATCGTATCGCTACTTGGCAACGTTACGCGAATATGACGCCTGCGTGTTTGTACTACATGACCTGAAGCTCACTCTGGTACACTTCTTTCCGTTGGTGTTTGTTGGTTTAAGACGAGTTCCACACTCGTTCCTTGACTTGTGCCCCTTAATAAACCAATCATTTTAATTTAATGGCAGTTCCTCTTTTGTCTTTCATATTGGTAGACGTTATCAATCGAgagttccgggttcgaatcccaggcgggacagaaatggttgggcacatttcaccgcttttcacttagcagtaagaaggcactcaggagttagtcagtttgttgtggggttgcctCATGGGCGGGGTCTGTAGGGGGCCCTGTAGGGggcgagggggtggggggggggggggggagggggaacgttGATAAAAGTcaaatgtgtatgaatacactctggcttcctgtcccccgacacaatgaattaactGTGCTAAAATTCACTGAGAACGACGATTGCTCATAACTATTCAATACAGTGTAAACTACGATGCTGCTCAATTCCTTGTGAACTACGGTGGGTGGCAGCTGCTTATTAATACAGTGAACAACGATGGCTGGCTGCTACTCAATATacagtgtaataataataatcgagGACTCAAAGCGGGAAGTCTCCACCAAACATTTAATGAAACGCTCGTTTCTTAAAAGCTAATTCACTTTTTTATTAACATAATTaagtacatatgcatttatacagCTACCCTAGACGAGACGAAGGGTTATATAGTGAGTCAGAGCTacctgatgctaagaaatccccttcatcaggcagcccgtcctcctgtttcccaacgtcaataaactgtcgtactaaagtgcccttatcctaacctaccaaaggacccaaaacagaaaacgggacagaatgtctgtttcgcgagccgctaccattttctagtacgacgatttttggcctacgGTAGAGTATactgtacgtcaaaatgcgacgttctattaggaggaaggGTTTCCTCGGTTAGTTATAAgagggcatgtgatcagtagcctgAGCTTGCAACCTTTGGATACAGTATGAAGATATCAACAAGAACACTTGAGTGATTAAATTACAAAGCTCCTTGTACCTCATACCGGCAGGTCTGAAGGGTCTAATAACTGGACACGCGATAATATTGTGTGTAAGGTCATGCATGACCCAGTtcttgctcacagtgtttacacaCGAATGCTCGGTGTTGGGAGATTCGTCCCTTGTAGCAATCTGCCATAAGTAACAGACAATCCACACAGCCACTCTCGCAACTTTTAGCTATTATTAACCAGCAACTTGCAACCTgtacctcgcttcatgcaggtcggcgctcaatccccgaccatccaagttgttgtacaccattctttccccccgacccatctcaaatccttatccagacccccttcaaagtgctatacagtcgtaatggtgcTCTCCCCTTGATAATTCTCTCCCTCGCAACCTGTACTCTCACCCTTCTCGTGTGCTACCTGACTCACCCCAGTGGCCCCAGCTTTCTATATATAAACAAGGCGAAGTTTCAGAGCATCAATCCCCATGACTTTGCTAAATCAACAGATAAAGACCTGAGTAATAACGACAGTTTTATAATGTCAACGTAATCAATATAGAAAACTACACCAAATAATCAATAAAATACTTTCAAATTATCGGTTATCTTATGAGTACTTATTCCAGGTTGAAAACTAGTTAAAAACGTGTCATCTTTAATCTTTAGAATGATTTGATCTGTGATATCCTAATTATGACAGTCAGGAAGGTGTCACCTATAATGGAGTCACAGACCCCTAAGCTTAGTAGTTCACAGCTCTCAGCTCTTGACTACTCTCAAACCCTTCACTGAATTAAAATACCAAAGCTgagtaaaattaaaaaaaaaaaagaaatgtttATCGTTCTTTTGCTTGTTTAATACGAAAATCTGTTTGATGTCATGACGGGTCATTCAAGAGCACACGATCATAGTTAAGGTCTCTAAGGAGCTACATAACAGACACGTCGGGGAGGaaggaagcgagagagagagagagagagagagagagagagagagagagagagagagagagagagagagaggaaggatggaagaaagaaagaaagaaagaaagaaagaaagagagagagagagagagagagagagagagagagagagagagagagagagagagagagagagagagagagagagagagagagagagagaggcaggggggggggggggggaaggagagaacTTCTTCAAATTGTCTGACAACTTCCAGCTTAGCTTACACCTAGTCTTCCCTTGTCCTCTGGCATTGTTCACAGGGTTTGAAGTTTGATCCAGCCTTTTCGTCTCCACTTACGAAAGCTGTATATCATTCCTGATCATAACACTTAAGACTTtatttgttaaacagtttacgtgcttggaaacttcacaacccaaggttattattgttataagcaACCTCGCAGTCCATCCGGGCTCATGAACTATTTACAATAGGTAAACAAAGCCCTCGTGACTGAGGAATGATTTACGGGTTTCGTAAGTTAACGCGTAAATGCCCGATGACTCGTGGCCCGGAAAATATAATCTTTCATTGAAGGTGTCAGGTGAATGA
Proteins encoded in this window:
- the LOC123767095 gene encoding cyclin-dependent kinase-like 5 yields the protein MMCAFMTPVLKNDWEIYNTKRSRNSSESSSVSAPSNQRSRPTHVRKRGIGETGRSFSYHAPSHGRSDMMYVGSPPRAFHMSTKNSRYASRTSMDPNSPGTTSPPKSPLATTTNGPSKSPSSGSLTKFHNKVMDKLKTVLHLKDDNNHHDEEQKDSRGQS